A part of Roseofilum capinflatum BLCC-M114 genomic DNA contains:
- a CDS encoding F0F1 ATP synthase subunit gamma, whose protein sequence is MANLKAIRDRINSVKNTRKITEAMRLVAAAKVRRAQEQVLATRPFADRLAQVLYRLQSRLQFEDVDLELLKNREVKTVGLIVFSGDRGLCGAYNSNVIRRAEMRAKELEKEGLNYEYALLGRKSVQYFQRREVPIAKTRTELAQIPSAEEADEIVDNILGWFLSGKVDRVELIYTKFVSLISSRPVIQTLLPLTPQGLEVVDDEVFRLTTADGNFNVSREKVASPEAGSFPRDMIFEQDPAQILDALLPLFIKNQFLRALQESAASELAARMTAMSSASDNASQMINTLTLSYNKARQAAITQELLEVVGGAEALN, encoded by the coding sequence ATGGCAAATCTTAAAGCGATCCGCGATCGCATCAACTCCGTTAAAAATACTCGCAAAATTACAGAAGCCATGCGCTTAGTGGCCGCCGCAAAAGTGCGTCGCGCCCAAGAACAAGTATTAGCCACCCGCCCCTTTGCTGACCGTTTGGCTCAAGTGCTGTATCGTCTACAAAGTCGTCTTCAGTTTGAAGATGTTGACCTAGAATTGCTGAAAAATCGGGAAGTAAAAACCGTTGGCTTAATTGTCTTTTCCGGCGATCGCGGTCTCTGTGGCGCGTACAATAGTAACGTCATCCGTCGCGCCGAAATGCGAGCCAAAGAACTCGAAAAAGAAGGCCTAAACTACGAATATGCCCTCTTAGGTCGCAAATCAGTTCAATACTTCCAGCGTCGGGAAGTCCCCATTGCCAAAACCCGGACAGAACTCGCCCAAATACCGAGCGCCGAAGAAGCAGACGAAATTGTGGATAATATTCTCGGATGGTTCCTCTCCGGTAAAGTAGACCGGGTAGAACTCATCTATACTAAATTCGTCTCCTTGATTAGCTCCAGACCGGTCATTCAAACCCTACTCCCCTTAACGCCCCAAGGGTTAGAAGTCGTTGATGATGAAGTGTTCCGTCTGACTACAGCCGATGGTAACTTTAATGTTTCCAGGGAAAAAGTCGCCTCTCCAGAAGCAGGAAGTTTCCCCAGAGATATGATCTTTGAACAAGATCCCGCCCAAATCCTGGACGCTCTTTTACCCCTCTTCATTAAAAACCAATTTCTACGGGCCCTGCAAGAATCCGCCGCCAGTGAATTAGCTGCTCGGATGACAGCAATGAGTAGTGCTTCGGATAACGCCAGTCAAATGATTAACACGCTTACCCTGTCCTATAACAAGGCTCGACAAGCTGCCATTACCCAAGAACTCCTAGAAGTGGTCGGTGGAGCCGAAGCCCTGAATTAG
- a CDS encoding M16 family metallopeptidase: protein MAQLFSFPHFPARTLKLDSGLTVIHQQMSATPAVVADVWVKAGAIHEPEELPGLAHFLEHMVFKGTERIAPGIFDRVIENRGGISNAATSYDYAHFYINTAVPHIADTLPYLAEILLNPAIADEDFLQEREVVMSEIRQTQDDPDWLGFSSLLENLYPDHPYGRSVLGTQRQVLTHTPEQMQAFHHHCYQPENMTVVLVGDMSETQAIDLVSKSFVGFEDPPRERKGRTNGRSPQGCPVLSPHKLPPKTPPIAPLNTIRRKELKYPRLEEARLMMAWLGPGVHRLSDAYALDLISVLLASGRTSRLVRELQEEQGLVYGIGSDFSLQQDSSLFTITAWLEPKYLDDVESIIQDRLETLHTTPILESELRSCQRQLCNDYAFSTETPSQLAGLYGYYNTVAEARQAVSYPHRIQALTPEEIQRVARKYLHPDRYVVTRLKPLW from the coding sequence TTGGCACAATTATTCTCATTCCCCCATTTTCCAGCCCGTACCCTAAAACTCGACAGTGGCTTAACTGTGATCCATCAACAAATGTCAGCCACCCCCGCAGTAGTTGCGGATGTGTGGGTGAAAGCCGGGGCAATACATGAACCGGAAGAATTGCCAGGATTAGCCCATTTCCTCGAACATATGGTGTTTAAAGGAACAGAGCGTATTGCCCCTGGGATATTCGATCGAGTCATCGAAAATCGAGGCGGGATCAGTAATGCCGCCACCAGCTACGATTATGCCCATTTTTATATTAATACGGCAGTTCCCCACATTGCTGACACCCTACCCTATTTAGCCGAAATCCTATTAAATCCGGCGATCGCAGACGAAGACTTTCTGCAAGAGCGGGAAGTTGTGATGTCTGAAATAAGACAAACTCAGGACGATCCAGACTGGTTGGGGTTTTCCTCATTGTTGGAAAATTTATATCCCGATCATCCCTATGGCCGCTCCGTACTAGGGACACAAAGACAAGTCTTAACCCATACGCCGGAACAAATGCAGGCTTTTCATCACCATTGTTATCAACCGGAGAATATGACCGTGGTGTTGGTGGGAGATATGAGCGAAACTCAGGCCATTGATTTAGTCAGTAAAAGTTTTGTCGGGTTTGAAGATCCACCGAGGGAAAGGAAGGGTAGAACAAATGGGCGATCGCCCCAGGGATGCCCAGTATTATCGCCTCACAAACTCCCCCCCAAAACACCCCCTATTGCTCCTCTGAACACTATTCGCAGAAAAGAATTAAAGTATCCTCGCTTAGAAGAAGCTCGGTTAATGATGGCCTGGTTAGGGCCGGGAGTCCATCGCCTCAGTGACGCTTATGCTTTAGACCTAATTTCGGTCCTCTTAGCCAGTGGACGCACATCCCGTCTCGTGAGAGAATTACAAGAAGAACAGGGTTTAGTGTATGGGATTGGCAGTGACTTTTCTCTGCAACAGGATTCTAGCCTGTTTACGATCACAGCTTGGCTAGAGCCGAAATATCTCGATGATGTAGAATCAATCATTCAAGATCGCCTGGAGACCCTACACACCACCCCCATTTTAGAGAGTGAATTGCGATCGTGCCAGCGTCAACTCTGTAATGATTATGCCTTCTCCACCGAAACCCCCAGTCAATTGGCTGGGTTGTATGGATATTACAATACCGTAGCCGAAGCTCGGCAAGCCGTGAGTTATCCCCACCGGATTCAAGCCCTCACCCCTGAAGAGATCCAGCGTGTGGCAAGAAAATATTTACACCCCGATCGCTATGTAGTCACCCGCCTAAAACCCCTGTGGTGA